TTGCCGCCGATGAACCCGCGCGACACGATGGTGCCGCCCGAGGCGATGGTGCGAGCGATGACCTCGCCCCGGGTGTCCGGAGCGTTGAGTTCAATGCGGCTGCCGGAGTCGACGTAGGACCCCTTGGGCGCGACGATGACGGAATTGAACCGCGCCACCGCCCCCCGGCCGTTCAAGCGGATGGCCGGGTAGGATTGCAGATCCTTGACGGGCTTGAGCAGCACGTAGTTGTTTATAAACGCCCCGCCCTCCTCCACCACGCCGCCGGTACGGGGCCGCACCACTGTGGAATCGGCCCAGTTGTGGATCATGGTGAAGGTCAGCTTGGCGTTCTTGCCCACGAAGAATTCCGAAATGCCGAGGTGGGCCGCGCCCTTGGAGTCATGGGCCACCGAGCAGCCGGTGATGATGTGCAGCTCGGAATCGTCCTCAACGATAACCACGTTGTGGACGTTCTGGCCGACCATGTCGGACTTGAGGAACAGGCAGGACTGCACGGGCTCGGTGATCTTGGCGCCCTTTTCGGTGCGCACGAAATAACCGCCGTGCAGATTTTCGGCCGCGGCCCGGGTGAACTCATCCTTGTCCTTGTCCACCTGGGTCCAGAAATGGCCGGGCAGGCCGTCGTATTTCTTCAGGGCTTCCTTGATGTCGAGGATTTCCACGCCCGGCTGCAAGCTCTTGCAGTGGACGCTGCCGTGGTCCACCTGCAGGTAGGTGCCGGCGCGCTGGCGTTCTTCGACATCCACGCCGGACATGAGCATCTCGGCCTTGTCCGCCGGATCGAGGGTGCGCAGGTCGGGGATCTCGCCCAATGTGGAACCACTGAACCGAAAGTCATGCAGATCGATCTTTTCCATAACGCAAGGCTCCTTGGGCTAATTGAGGCAGCGCACGCATTCCTGGTAGCCGTACTGGCTGATGTGGTCGAGGATGTCGCGCGGGTTTGCCTCGCAGCACAGGTGGCCGTTGTAAAGCACCTGCCCCCGGTCGGCGTTGACGTATTCGAGAATGTAGCCGGTGTGGGTGATGATGAGCCCGGAAACGGGGCGCTTGGTCACCCGCTGCTGCTTCATGCTGGTCTCGGGCCTGGGCTCGATGCCGCCGGTGAGCACATCGCGCACCGTCGAGCCGATGAGCTTCATGTTTTCCAGGTCCACGCCCGATTCCGGTTCGTCGAAAAGCAGCAGATACGGCTTTTGGGCCATGAGCTGGAGCAGTTCCGACCGCTTGATCTCGCCGCCGGAAAAGCCGGCATTGATGTCGCGGTCGAGAAAGCTGTCCATGTTGACCTTCTTGGCCAGCCCTTCCACGTCGATTGCGCCGCCCCGGGCGCACATGGTGACCAGATGGCGCGTTTTTAGGCCGTGGATGGTCGGCGGCCGCTGGAAGGACATGCCGATGCCGAGCCGCGCCCGCTCGTAGATGGGCGCGTGGGTGATGTCGTGGCCGCGAAAAAGGATGCGGCCCTTGGTGATTTCGTAGTTGCCAAAGCCCATGAGCGTCATGAGCAGCGTGGTCTTGCCCGAGCCGTTGGGGCCGAACAGGATGAACGTCTCGTTTTCGGCGATGTGCAGATTGATGCCCGCGAGCACTTCCCGCTCGCCGATTTTCACATGCAGGTCTTCTATGCGAAGCATGCTTTCCTCGCTTGTTGCCGCCAAATGGCGTGATTGTCGCTCAAGCGGTCTACGGAAAAAGCCGGGGAAAGTCCACTGCCCCGGTAGGGAAGCCGGAGATACGACGCGGGAGAAATGGCCTTTGCCGGCCAGCAAAAAGCGCCCGGGCACAACAACGGCATGCGCGCGGTTGTGCGGCGAAGGCTTGGCTAGCGATGGTCGTAGGAACGGATGATGGTTGCGAGCTCGTCGCAGTCGTAGGGTTTGGCCAGATAATCGCGCACGCCGAAGCGCTTGAAGAAGTCCATGTGCTGGCGCAGGCCGTAGCCGGTCAGGACCACGATGGGAATATCGGCCAGACGGGTTTTATCGGCCCGCACTAGGCCGATGAATTCGCGGCCGTCCACCCGTGGCAGGCGCATGTCGAGCAAAATAAGGTCAAAGGGCTCTTTGGCGATGGTATCCAGGGCGACGCGGCCGTCGGGGACGGTCGTGACAAGATGTCCCTCTTCCTCCAGGGCCTGGCGGGCCAGCGTGGCATGGTTGGCATCATCCTCGGCAAGCAGGATACGCAACATAGGCCGTGATTCCTCCCTCCGTAACGGCAAGCATCTTCCGTGCCGTGGAACTTGGAGAAATTCCATCACTTTTCTTCAAGGATTTCAGGCCGCATGCGGCTAGCGATCACTGTCCGCGCATCCTGTTTTCCCGTAAAACAGGAAAATCGTTTAACGAGCCTGAGCAGCCAAGGGTGCCGGCAGCGGTTTCCGCTTGGGCAGGCGGGCCCCAGTGACCACCGCGTACACGCGCGGCAGAAACCGGGAAAAGACTTCGCCCACGCCCCATAAAAAGAAGGTCACGGCCACTCCCGTGATAAAGTAAAACATGGTTTGCTGCACATCGCTAGCGGGTACCCACACGGAAAGGAGCCTTGTCTGAAAAATGGAAACCGTGGGCTCATGGGCCAGATAAATGAAAAAACTGAACCGGGCCATGCGGTGCAGCATGGCGCTGTCCCGGATGCGGGGAAACGACGAGACATACCAGAAAAAGGCCAACCCGATCATGAGGTAGCATTTGAAAAGAAACCGCCATACCGCATCAGCCTTGAAACCGAACGAAACATGGGCGACCAGCACGACGGTCAGGACGACGAAAACAAGCGCCCCAAAGCGCTGCCACCAGGACCGGCCGGACAGGGACAGACGGGAACGGGCCACAAAGCCGCCGAGATAGAACATGAAGAAGTAGCTGTGGTACGAGTACGGATCGTGGTCAAGGCCGGTCCAGAGGACAAAGAGGGTGACAAGCCCCACCCCCGGGGCTTCCTTGAGAAACAGGAGCAGGACGGGCGACAGGACGAAGACCAGCATCAGGTCGCGCAAAAACCACAACGGATAGTTAACGGGGGTGGCATAACCGCCGACGCCGAATATCTTGGCCCAAAGGCCGTGCGCAACAAAGTAGTTCCAGGAGCCCATCGTCTCGATGCTGCCCACGAAGTAAAACCAGGCGACAATCCAGATATTGAACAGCACATAGGGAATGAACAGTGAGAAGAATTTCTTGCGCAGCATCTCGCCGTAGGCGGCCAGGGACAACTCGAATTTGCGCAGGAACAAGAATCCGGAAATGGCGAAAAAAAGCGGAACCGTCACCAGGATGATATGGTCGTTGAAAAGCGTCACCATCAGGGTCGTGAGCGGCCCGGGGTCGCCAATGCGCACGGTCACGCCCTTGGCTCCATGGTTGAGGACGATCAGAAACATGAGCAAGATGCGCAGGACATCAATGCGTTTGGAAACCTCCGGGGCAAGGGGCTCCCGGACCGGCCCGAGCATCCAGGCGGGTTTGACGGCTGTACTCACGAAAAACTCCCTGTCAGCGACGGATGCGGGCGCGGCCTGTCACCGCCGCGACCGGTGGGCATGATTCGGGATCGCCAACCGGCGACCGCGCGCGTGTTTTCTGGAAGAAGCCCAGGCGAACCGGGCCGTGGAGGCGCTTTCCCGGGTGCCGCCGGGCAGGTCGAAAGCGGTCGCCCCGTGCGCTGTGGCGTCTCCGCACCCATCCTTGCCGCTTTGCAAAAAAAGAAGCTCCTATCGGGCGCGCCAAACATTGTCCAGCGGCGCCCTCAGGCACGTCACAGGTACGGAAATTTCCGGGCAGAGAGGGCTGGCCCTTTGGAATACGCCGGACGCGTAGGCCTAATGGGCGTAGGCAAGCATCTTTTTGAGGCGGTTTTCCGTGAGGGTATAGCCTTCCTCGCGGAGAATGCGCACAAAGCTTTCAATGATGCACTGGGTGGCGAAAGCCTTGTTGGCGATATGCGGCGAGTTCATGATTTCCCGCAGGGCCAGATCAATCATGTAGACGCAGTGGGCGACGTCCTGAATATCCTTGTGCGGCATAGCGGTTGCTTTTCGAGGCGCCGGCGGCGGGATGGCCGGCAATACGGGTTGGAAATCATGCCTCCCGGTCGTCGGCGACCTGCTTGAAGCGCGTCCCGTCGACGAATCCCTGGCGGTAGGCCATGGCCACGAAGTCCCGACGGATGCGGTCGCACAGGCGCTGGATGTCCTCGCCGAGCTGGCGCACCTGGTCATCCGCGCTGCCGCCGGCCAGGGCTTCCAGTTCGCGGATGCGGCAGACAAGCTCCTTCATGTGGGCCGTCATTTCCTCGTCCGTGCTCTGGGCATTGACCAGGTCTTCGATCCGGCTTTGAAACATGTCGGGCAAACACGCCATGATGCTTTCCATGTTCCCCCCCTGGCCACCCGTCGGGGCGGACGGCCTTTTGCTCCGGCCTGAGCCGGCGGACTTAACACGATCCCACACCGCATACCCCAGAAGGGAACGCGTGTAAAATCCGACAAAGGCCAGCCCCCTTCCCGGATGCCTACCGCCCCCCGATGGCCGCCAGATCCCGCTCTATGGTTTCGCGGGCGGCGAGTCCCCGCTCCCACGCCTCGGGCAACGTGCCGCGTCCCAGGGACGCCCCGAGCAGCATGCCGGCCAGCATGCCCCGGGCGGCGCTGTCCCCCCCGGCCATGACGTTTTGGGTGAGGCCCGCGCGCGAGTCGTTGCCATGGCGAACGAGCAGATGGATCACGCCGGGCATGGCTTCGTCGATATGGCAGGACCGGCCGAGGCGCCCGATGGCCGCCACGGTGTCCTCGCCGGCCGACTCGCGGCCAAGGGTCAACCAGCGTTCGATGGGAGCGCTGGCGTAGCCGGCCTCGGCGGCGCTGTCCAAGGCGGCTTCAAGCGGTTTTCCGGACAGGAGGGCCCAGGCGACACGGGCGAAAAACTCGGCCGCCTCGATGACCTGGGCATGGTTGTGGGTCATCTTGGTCTGGGCGCGCGCCGCCTCGACCAGGGCGGGCAGGTCGTGGCGCAGGGCGAAGACGAGGGGGGCCACC
Above is a genomic segment from Solidesulfovibrio fructosivorans JJ] containing:
- a CDS encoding SufB/SufD family protein, coding for MEKIDLHDFRFSGSTLGEIPDLRTLDPADKAEMLMSGVDVEERQRAGTYLQVDHGSVHCKSLQPGVEILDIKEALKKYDGLPGHFWTQVDKDKDEFTRAAAENLHGGYFVRTEKGAKITEPVQSCLFLKSDMVGQNVHNVVIVEDDSELHIITGCSVAHDSKGAAHLGISEFFVGKNAKLTFTMIHNWADSTVVRPRTGGVVEEGGAFINNYVLLKPVKDLQSYPAIRLNGRGAVARFNSVIVAPKGSYVDSGSRIELNAPDTRGEVIARTIASGGTIVSRGFIGGNSVPAKGHLECKGLILGGGVIHAVPELMGTMDGVELSHEAAVGKIDQEEIEYLMARGLDEDEATSTIVRGFLNVDIMGLPKELHDVIEKTIAESQKDMF
- a CDS encoding ABC transporter ATP-binding protein; translation: MLRIEDLHVKIGEREVLAGINLHIAENETFILFGPNGSGKTTLLMTLMGFGNYEITKGRILFRGHDITHAPIYERARLGIGMSFQRPPTIHGLKTRHLVTMCARGGAIDVEGLAKKVNMDSFLDRDINAGFSGGEIKRSELLQLMAQKPYLLLFDEPESGVDLENMKLIGSTVRDVLTGGIEPRPETSMKQQRVTKRPVSGLIITHTGYILEYVNADRGQVLYNGHLCCEANPRDILDHISQYGYQECVRCLN
- a CDS encoding response regulator, whose protein sequence is MLRILLAEDDANHATLARQALEEEGHLVTTVPDGRVALDTIAKEPFDLILLDMRLPRVDGREFIGLVRADKTRLADIPIVVLTGYGLRQHMDFFKRFGVRDYLAKPYDCDELATIIRSYDHR
- a CDS encoding acyltransferase family protein, whose amino-acid sequence is MSTAVKPAWMLGPVREPLAPEVSKRIDVLRILLMFLIVLNHGAKGVTVRIGDPGPLTTLMVTLFNDHIILVTVPLFFAISGFLFLRKFELSLAAYGEMLRKKFFSLFIPYVLFNIWIVAWFYFVGSIETMGSWNYFVAHGLWAKIFGVGGYATPVNYPLWFLRDLMLVFVLSPVLLLFLKEAPGVGLVTLFVLWTGLDHDPYSYHSYFFMFYLGGFVARSRLSLSGRSWWQRFGALVFVVLTVVLVAHVSFGFKADAVWRFLFKCYLMIGLAFFWYVSSFPRIRDSAMLHRMARFSFFIYLAHEPTVSIFQTRLLSVWVPASDVQQTMFYFITGVAVTFFLWGVGEVFSRFLPRVYAVVTGARLPKRKPLPAPLAAQAR
- a CDS encoding ADP-ribosylglycohydrolase family protein; this encodes MSDNATAMVLASFIGDALALGPHWEYDPEALAQRFGQVTGYTTPAPAGYHGGKKAGELTHYGDQTLVLLRSLADRKGFDLDDFGAKWRQRMASYDGYIDGATRMTLKIFDFGESPENSGSNSNDLAGASRVAPLVFALRHDLPALVEAARAQTKMTHNHAQVIEAAEFFARVAWALLSGKPLEAALDSAAEAGYASAPIERWLTLGRESAGEDTVAAIGRLGRSCHIDEAMPGVIHLLVRHGNDSRAGLTQNVMAGGDSAARGMLAGMLLGASLGRGTLPEAWERGLAARETIERDLAAIGGR